A portion of the Calothrix sp. 336/3 genome contains these proteins:
- a CDS encoding ADP-ribosylglycohydrolase family protein, whose translation MRYSLVSRFHGAFLGAVLGESGIADNYVSGKSSRIIIAGGESLAACGKLDIDDWLGRLPLESNQLYTINGYGVQGILAALPVALFYHENPVQLRQNLLRVARIWQDKPLVSDWILALGCAIALSCGDKFTPEAVIPQIVSFLGETTTKTPQILFKIHNSLNCRCTLEEVRICLQREEKLHQILGLAFYCFLSSHEDFRLAVIRSRGVISHTDLTSIITATLSGAYNSVSGISVGWWIKFLPNKQDVVTAHQQTLELAHSFTASWSGTYQNKQVLLRNSGKSSLMAIATPKLL comes from the coding sequence ATGCGTTATTCCTTAGTTAGTCGGTTTCATGGTGCGTTTTTGGGAGCGGTGTTAGGGGAGAGTGGGATTGCTGATAATTATGTGAGTGGCAAATCATCCCGTATCATCATTGCTGGTGGAGAAAGTCTCGCTGCTTGCGGGAAGCTGGATATTGATGATTGGTTAGGTAGATTGCCTTTAGAAAGTAATCAGTTGTATACGATTAATGGCTACGGAGTTCAAGGAATCTTGGCAGCTTTGCCCGTAGCCTTGTTTTACCATGAAAATCCGGTGCAATTACGCCAAAATTTATTGCGAGTCGCTCGGATTTGGCAGGATAAACCCTTGGTTTCCGATTGGATTTTGGCTCTCGGTTGTGCGATCGCCCTATCTTGCGGCGACAAATTCACTCCAGAAGCTGTGATTCCCCAAATAGTAAGTTTTTTGGGCGAAACAACAACCAAGACTCCACAAATATTATTTAAAATTCATAATTCTTTAAATTGTCGTTGTACTCTCGAAGAAGTCCGCATTTGTTTACAACGAGAAGAAAAACTGCATCAAATTTTAGGTCTAGCATTTTATTGTTTCCTCAGTTCCCATGAGGATTTCCGTCTTGCTGTGATTCGTAGTCGTGGTGTGATATCCCATACAGATTTAACTAGTATTATTACTGCGACTTTATCCGGTGCTTATAATAGCGTCTCCGGAATTTCTGTGGGCTGGTGGATAAAATTTTTACCAAATAAGCAAGATGTAGTTACTGCCCATCAACAGACCCTAGAACTAGCACACAGTTTCACCGCCTCCTGGTCAGGTACCTATCAAAATAAACAAGTATTACTGCGAAATTCAGGGAAAAGTTCTCTCATGGCGATCGCCACACCGAAATTATTGTAG
- the topA gene encoding type I DNA topoisomerase: MSTLVIVESPTKARTIRNYLPSGYRVEASMGHVRDLPQSASDIPTAVKGEKWAQLGVNVEADFEPLYIVPKDKKKVVTQLKDALKEASELILATDEDREGESISWHLYQLLKPKVPTKRMVFHEITQDAIKKALKNCRDIDEKLVRAQETRRILDRLVGYTLSPLLWKKIAWGLSAGRVQSVSVRLLVNREKQRRAFKQGTFWDLKATLTPAIATSQSPQFFTSVLVTLAGKKLVSGSDFDPGTGQIAPDRLAQLVLLNAEQAEALKERLTDKPWTVTDIEERPVTRKPAPPFTTSTLQQESNRKLRLSARDTMRIAQNLYEQGYITYMRTDSVHLSDQAIAASRDCVEKLYGKEYLSPQPRQYTTKSKGAQEAHEAIRPAGSSFRTPQETGLSGREFQVYDLIWKRTVACQMADSRQTQITVLLQVEDAGFRSSGKRIDFPGYLRAYVEGSDDPEAALEDQEVILPPLKVGDRPNCTDLETVKHETQPPARYTEATLVKTLESEGIGRPSTYASIIGTIIDKGYAQLVSNALIPTFTAFAVTDLLESHFPDIVNPGFTSKMEQTLDDIATGEAAWLPYLRRFYLGEQGLETLVKEREDLIDANKARTVELENLDAKVRIGKYGAYIEKDNGEGVVTASIPKDLTPADLDPKKVETLLRQKTSGPEQLGRHPETGEPIYVLIGPYGPYVQLGDKTEENPKPKQASLPKGVTPETVTLDTAVGLLALPRNLGVHPGTGAKIQANLGRFGPYVVHDQGKEGKDYRSLKAADNVLTISLERALELLAEPKKGRGSTSKSKAALKELGSHPEDSEPVNIYDGPYGPYIKHGKVNVSLPEGKSPEDITLSTALELLAAKTATAKSSRKKSSTKSSSKSSSAATKKK; encoded by the coding sequence ATGTCAACTCTTGTCATCGTCGAATCTCCGACCAAAGCTCGCACCATTCGCAATTATTTACCATCAGGCTATCGGGTAGAAGCTTCTATGGGTCATGTCCGTGACCTACCCCAGTCGGCTAGTGACATTCCTACCGCAGTCAAGGGAGAAAAATGGGCGCAGTTAGGGGTAAATGTAGAAGCCGACTTTGAACCCTTGTATATCGTTCCTAAGGATAAGAAAAAAGTTGTCACCCAGCTCAAAGATGCTCTGAAAGAGGCTTCAGAACTTATCCTGGCAACGGATGAAGACCGGGAAGGGGAAAGCATCAGTTGGCATTTATACCAGCTGCTCAAGCCCAAGGTACCGACAAAGCGGATGGTATTCCATGAAATCACCCAAGACGCAATTAAAAAAGCCTTAAAAAATTGTCGTGATATTGATGAAAAGTTAGTTCGTGCCCAGGAAACGCGGCGAATTCTCGACCGACTGGTAGGTTATACCTTGTCACCCCTATTGTGGAAAAAAATTGCTTGGGGGTTGTCTGCCGGACGGGTACAATCGGTTTCAGTGCGTTTGTTAGTTAATCGTGAAAAACAACGTCGCGCCTTTAAACAGGGGACTTTTTGGGATTTGAAGGCTACTTTAACCCCAGCGATCGCCACAAGCCAATCTCCACAGTTTTTTACCTCTGTGTTAGTAACTTTGGCGGGGAAAAAATTAGTCAGTGGCAGCGATTTTGACCCAGGAACAGGACAAATTGCCCCTGATCGCCTTGCCCAATTAGTCTTACTGAACGCAGAACAGGCAGAAGCTCTCAAGGAAAGGCTCACTGATAAACCCTGGACGGTGACGGACATTGAAGAACGTCCTGTGACTCGTAAGCCAGCACCACCCTTTACGACTTCTACCCTGCAACAGGAATCTAACCGGAAATTACGCTTATCTGCACGGGATACGATGCGCATTGCTCAAAATCTTTATGAGCAGGGGTACATCACCTACATGCGTACAGACTCGGTGCATTTATCTGACCAGGCGATCGCGGCTTCGCGGGACTGTGTGGAAAAGCTCTATGGCAAGGAATATCTCAGCCCCCAACCTCGACAGTACACCACTAAATCTAAGGGCGCTCAGGAAGCTCACGAAGCAATTCGTCCAGCTGGCAGCAGTTTCCGTACACCCCAGGAAACAGGTTTAAGCGGTCGGGAATTCCAAGTTTATGATTTGATTTGGAAGCGGACTGTTGCCTGTCAAATGGCTGATTCTCGCCAAACCCAAATTACCGTACTTCTACAAGTTGAGGACGCTGGTTTCCGTTCTAGTGGTAAACGTATCGATTTTCCTGGTTATCTGCGCGCCTACGTAGAGGGTTCTGATGACCCCGAAGCCGCTCTGGAAGACCAGGAAGTGATTTTGCCTCCTTTGAAAGTCGGCGATCGCCCCAACTGTACTGATTTAGAAACGGTCAAACACGAAACCCAACCCCCCGCTCGATATACGGAAGCTACCCTGGTAAAAACCCTGGAAAGTGAAGGCATCGGTCGCCCCAGTACCTACGCCAGCATCATTGGCACAATTATCGACAAGGGTTACGCCCAATTAGTCAGCAATGCCCTAATTCCCACCTTTACAGCCTTTGCTGTCACCGACTTACTGGAATCACATTTTCCCGATATTGTCAACCCCGGTTTTACTTCCAAAATGGAACAAACCCTCGATGATATCGCCACGGGAGAAGCAGCTTGGTTACCCTATTTACGCCGTTTTTACCTGGGAGAGCAAGGTTTGGAAACCCTCGTCAAAGAACGAGAAGACCTCATCGACGCCAATAAAGCACGGACTGTAGAACTGGAAAATCTGGATGCGAAAGTCCGTATCGGCAAATACGGTGCTTACATTGAGAAGGACAATGGCGAAGGAGTTGTAACTGCTTCCATTCCCAAGGATTTAACACCCGCAGATCTAGACCCCAAAAAGGTAGAAACTTTACTCCGGCAAAAAACTAGCGGTCCTGAACAACTGGGAAGACATCCAGAAACTGGAGAACCAATTTATGTCTTAATCGGTCCCTACGGTCCCTATGTGCAACTCGGTGACAAAACTGAGGAAAATCCTAAACCCAAGCAAGCATCCCTACCGAAGGGTGTGACACCGGAAACTGTCACCCTTGATACCGCAGTTGGTCTTTTAGCTCTACCACGTAATTTGGGTGTCCATCCAGGAACCGGAGCAAAAATTCAGGCAAATCTGGGGCGCTTTGGTCCCTATGTTGTCCACGATCAAGGTAAGGAAGGTAAGGATTATCGTTCTCTCAAAGCTGCGGATAATGTCTTAACAATTTCTTTGGAAAGAGCCCTAGAATTACTCGCAGAACCGAAAAAAGGTCGCGGTAGCACTAGCAAATCAAAAGCTGCATTGAAGGAGTTAGGTTCCCACCCGGAAGATAGCGAACCCGTGAATATCTATGATGGTCCCTATGGACCCTATATTAAGCACGGGAAGGTGAATGTGAGTCTCCCGGAGGGTAAGTCCCCAGAAGATATCACCCTCAGCACAGCTTTGGAGTTATTAGCAGCAAAAACTGCTACAGCTAAATCTAGTCGCAAGAAATCCTCGACTAAATCCTCTAGTAAGTCTTCTAGCGCAGCAACGAAGAAAAAATAA
- a CDS encoding HD family phosphohydrolase, producing the protein MKKQSFFQSLTQQLNWGRRHKTVQSSVISTYEGKRRGKRGKKFLAIDIKFQRSPVIVAIAVLSLTGMMGHKLYTQPQLKVGTTAPETIKATSTRTIEDKKQTRLQRDSASKVSLPVLMVDGEVNQKIDRNLQKILNEGNEIRLTAGSFPFFNSSYLSLSTQDYLRGATEAEWQSLLQVIEYRQQQNSLKVTLHKLRTQQGSVKKTPDFFPKPDFTQAVAELEAYRISTSPDNLSSLLNQISQVRQKYRQGKSKLAKLISTKPDSIYKSISPLKFTDEDWSKTQMGIQQSAERILTQGIAPGLPQNLLQDAVSLQVQVLVPKQAEPLANQVLIQVLQPNLKQDTAQTRQLAAQAAAGVKPVMITVRKGQIIVSKGKTISEQQLEILEAYGLVRREVNWFGLTYLGGAVAVAVAIFAFVERRIHHRLRHRDYLLVLLLTLSAPLVTILGTPYTTWSTIGLLLGSFYGATLGVTVVSLLMGLLSVSLGISKVAILAGAAGGILGSCLAQKLRSREELAVLGVGIALTKGGVYFLAKLLLGAAFPFGSYIVIQEAGLFALSGLVWSIVALGLSPYLEKLFDIVTPIRLAELASPNRTLLKRLATEAPGTFQHTLFVATLAEAAGKKLGCNVELIRAGTLYHDIGKMHDPQGFIENQMGGPNKHDEIQDPWHSAAIIKKHVSEGLAIARKHSLPTAIQAFIPEHQGTMQIAYFYHQAVQFAKENPEIKVDEADFRYDGPIPQSRETGIVMLADSCEAALRSLKDATPEQALTMVNNILRARWQDHQMIDSGLNREEMTQIAEIFVEVWQQFHHKRIAYPKMKSSG; encoded by the coding sequence ATGAAAAAGCAATCATTTTTTCAGTCCTTGACCCAGCAATTGAACTGGGGGCGAAGACATAAAACAGTACAGAGTTCAGTAATATCCACCTATGAGGGAAAGCGCAGAGGTAAAAGAGGAAAAAAATTTCTGGCTATTGACATAAAATTCCAACGTTCTCCTGTAATTGTTGCGATCGCTGTCCTATCTCTCACTGGTATGATGGGGCACAAGTTGTACACTCAACCACAATTGAAAGTAGGTACAACAGCTCCAGAGACAATTAAAGCGACTAGTACGAGAACTATTGAAGATAAGAAACAGACTCGATTACAACGCGATAGTGCGAGTAAAGTTTCTTTGCCAGTATTAATGGTTGATGGCGAAGTTAATCAAAAAATTGACCGGAATCTACAAAAAATACTGAATGAGGGTAATGAGATTCGCCTGACTGCGGGTTCCTTTCCCTTTTTTAATAGCTCCTATCTGTCCCTGAGTACTCAAGATTATCTCCGAGGGGCAACGGAGGCAGAATGGCAATCTTTACTACAAGTAATTGAGTATCGTCAACAACAGAATTCCCTGAAAGTCACACTACACAAATTAAGAACTCAACAGGGTTCTGTCAAAAAAACACCAGACTTTTTTCCTAAACCAGATTTTACCCAGGCAGTGGCTGAGTTAGAAGCCTATCGCATCTCCACCTCTCCAGATAATCTCTCATCTTTATTAAATCAAATTTCCCAAGTCCGCCAGAAATATCGTCAGGGGAAAAGTAAATTAGCCAAACTCATCAGCACCAAGCCAGATAGCATCTATAAAAGCATATCTCCTCTGAAATTCACAGATGAAGATTGGTCAAAAACTCAAATGGGAATTCAGCAGTCGGCTGAAAGAATCTTAACCCAGGGAATTGCTCCTGGATTACCTCAAAATCTTTTGCAGGATGCAGTCAGTTTACAGGTACAGGTATTAGTTCCTAAGCAGGCTGAACCACTAGCAAATCAAGTCTTGATACAGGTATTACAGCCAAATCTCAAACAAGATACAGCCCAAACTAGACAGTTAGCAGCACAAGCAGCAGCTGGGGTAAAACCCGTGATGATAACTGTACGTAAGGGTCAGATAATCGTCAGCAAGGGCAAGACTATTAGTGAGCAGCAATTAGAAATTCTGGAAGCCTATGGTTTAGTGCGTCGGGAGGTGAATTGGTTCGGTTTAACCTATCTGGGTGGTGCGGTAGCTGTAGCTGTAGCAATTTTTGCCTTTGTAGAACGACGAATTCATCATCGCTTACGTCATCGAGATTACCTATTAGTTTTATTACTTACCCTTAGCGCTCCTCTTGTGACGATTCTGGGCACTCCTTATACTACCTGGAGTACCATCGGTTTGTTGCTTGGTAGCTTCTATGGGGCAACTTTGGGGGTAACTGTGGTGAGTTTACTCATGGGTTTGCTATCCGTGAGTTTAGGGATAAGTAAAGTTGCAATTTTGGCTGGGGCAGCCGGGGGAATCTTAGGTAGTTGTCTAGCACAAAAGCTGCGATCGCGGGAAGAATTAGCTGTATTAGGTGTGGGAATTGCTTTGACAAAGGGGGGTGTTTACTTCCTGGCTAAACTTTTACTGGGTGCGGCTTTTCCCTTTGGTTCCTATATCGTTATCCAAGAGGCAGGGTTATTTGCTTTATCGGGTTTGGTTTGGAGTATTGTGGCTTTGGGGTTGAGTCCTTACTTAGAAAAACTCTTTGATATTGTCACCCCGATTCGCTTGGCAGAATTAGCGAGTCCCAATCGTACTTTACTTAAGCGTTTAGCCACAGAAGCACCGGGTACTTTTCAACATACTTTATTTGTTGCCACCTTGGCGGAAGCTGCGGGCAAGAAACTAGGATGCAATGTGGAATTAATTCGCGCAGGTACTTTGTATCATGATATTGGTAAGATGCACGACCCCCAGGGTTTTATTGAAAACCAGATGGGAGGACCAAATAAGCATGATGAAATTCAGGATCCCTGGCATAGTGCTGCCATTATTAAGAAACATGTCAGTGAAGGTTTGGCGATCGCCAGAAAGCACAGTTTACCCACAGCGATTCAAGCATTTATTCCCGAACACCAAGGAACCATGCAGATTGCCTACTTCTATCACCAAGCAGTTCAGTTTGCTAAGGAAAACCCCGAAATTAAAGTAGATGAAGCTGATTTTCGTTATGATGGTCCGATTCCCCAGTCACGGGAAACAGGTATCGTCATGTTGGCAGACTCCTGCGAAGCTGCACTGCGTTCCCTCAAAGATGCGACACCAGAACAAGCTTTAACTATGGTGAATAATATTCTCCGTGCCCGATGGCAAGACCACCAAATGATAGATTCTGGGTTAAATCGGGAAGAAATGACGCAAATTGCGGAGATTTTTGTAGAGGTTTGGCAGCAGTTCCATCACAAGCGGATTGCCTATCCTAAGATGAAAAGTAGTGGGTAG
- the aroQ gene encoding type II 3-dehydroquinate dehydratase: MNVLVVGKSVKVSNLTPVSILLLHGPNLNLLGQREPGIYGSLSLQDINNLLIETGQKLGAEVSPMQSNHEGALVDAIHGSLGLHQGIVINAGAYTHTSIALRDAIAAVNIPTVEVHLSNIYRREEFRHHSYIAPVVIGQISGFGAQSYVLGLQALVHHLRQ, translated from the coding sequence ATGAACGTTCTCGTCGTCGGTAAGAGTGTGAAAGTCTCGAATTTGACTCCTGTCAGTATTTTGTTGCTGCATGGACCAAACTTAAATCTGTTAGGACAGAGGGAACCTGGTATTTATGGTTCCCTTAGTTTGCAGGATATTAACAACTTACTGATAGAAACTGGTCAAAAATTAGGGGCAGAAGTTTCTCCCATGCAGTCTAATCATGAAGGCGCTCTCGTGGATGCGATTCATGGTTCTTTAGGCTTGCATCAAGGTATTGTTATCAATGCCGGAGCATATACCCATACAAGTATAGCTTTGCGGGATGCGATCGCCGCAGTAAATATACCGACTGTGGAAGTACATTTAAGTAATATTTACCGCCGTGAGGAATTCCGCCACCATTCCTACATTGCCCCAGTTGTGATTGGGCAAATTAGTGGGTTTGGCGCTCAGAGCTATGTTTTGGGTTTGCAAGCTCTAGTTCACCACCTCAGGCAATAA
- a CDS encoding peptidoglycan-binding protein yields the protein MEYLAYSLMTVADEETTAEMEFNLPEIKVTWNKNFKSAGLAFASLGVLFAVLAQAGAASAYTQYYVRTNGRCLNARYGPSIYSAVHSCVRNGAALAPVTRFRSGWAQLSTGRWVASQWIGTSPGRGYTPGPGVGNPSGNVFSLGSTGSAVGRIQRRLGIAVTRRYDYRTYYAVQRFQSRVGLTADGVVGPATARALGLSFFNY from the coding sequence GTGGAATATCTCGCTTACTCTCTAATGACGGTTGCGGATGAAGAAACAACCGCAGAGATGGAGTTTAACCTCCCTGAAATTAAAGTCACTTGGAATAAAAACTTCAAGTCGGCAGGATTAGCTTTTGCTAGTCTTGGCGTTTTATTTGCCGTACTTGCTCAAGCAGGTGCAGCATCAGCTTATACACAATACTATGTACGTACCAATGGCAGATGCTTGAATGCGCGCTATGGTCCTAGTATCTATTCTGCGGTTCACAGCTGTGTGAGAAATGGCGCGGCTTTAGCACCTGTAACTCGTTTCCGCTCTGGTTGGGCACAATTATCTACCGGTCGTTGGGTTGCCTCCCAATGGATAGGAACCTCCCCAGGTAGAGGTTATACCCCTGGTCCTGGTGTAGGTAATCCTAGTGGAAATGTTTTCTCCTTGGGTAGTACTGGCTCCGCAGTTGGACGCATCCAAAGAAGATTAGGTATTGCTGTTACCCGTCGCTATGACTACCGTACCTACTATGCAGTACAACGCTTCCAATCCCGTGTTGGTTTAACTGCTGATGGTGTTGTTGGTCCAGCAACTGCTAGAGCTTTAGGTCTGAGCTTCTTCAACTATTAA